Proteins from a single region of Sesamum indicum cultivar Zhongzhi No. 13 linkage group LG5, S_indicum_v1.0, whole genome shotgun sequence:
- the LOC105162655 gene encoding protein FAR1-RELATED SEQUENCE 9: protein MNNSSNRQRNLGPGVQYLLDYLKRMQAENPGFFYATEGDSEHCGNVFWTDATSRANYSYFWDTVRVDTSYRTNRSKIPFITFTGINHHAQPVLFGCALLLNESDSSFIWLLQTWLRAMSGRSPVSITCDPDRLIQMAVAQVLPEARSRFCRWSIFRQTQDKLSNVYQTNSTFDFEFQKCVNEADTVEEFESCWATLLSRYYLMDNEWLQSLYNIRDQWVPIYLRDVFFGELSTVEHNDALSLFFDGLLSTSTTIQLLIKQYEKTISSWHEKELKDDFDTSNTTPVLKTPSPMEKQAANLYTRRIFMKFQGELVETLANPATIVDDSGTVITYRVAKFGEEHKAHTVRFNAFEMKATCSCRMFEFSGIICRHVLSVFRAKNVLMLPPEYVLKRWTRNAKTGVGESEPDSAFGLPSNSQDSPIIRHNNLRQEAVKYVEEGAKSIHVYNVAMSALQEASKRVSAAKCKNSGTTLGTSEANGGNLEMHAIENQSASCLSREEKDKKIRELSTELERTNQRCEVYRAILLALFRDIEDQKLKLSVKVQNARLSLKE, encoded by the coding sequence ATGAACAATAGCAGTAATAGGCAGAGAAACCTCGGACCAGGGGTCCAATATTTGCTGGATTATCTGAAAAGAATGCAGGCTGAGAATCCCGGTTTCTTTTATGCAACTGAGGGTGATAGTGAGCACTGTGGAAATGTGTTTTGGACCGATGCGACTTCCCGGGCAAATTATAGCTATTTTTGGGACACTGTTAGAGTTGATACGTCATATCGGACAAACCGTTCTAAGATACCATTTATCACTTTCACGGGCATAAACCATCATGCTCAGCCTGTCCTCTTTGGCTGTGCATTGCTTTTGAATGAATCTGATAGCTCTTTCATTTGGCTGCTCCAAACATGGCTTCGAGCAATGTCTGGACGAAGCCCTGTCTCGATCACTTGTGATCCTGATCGACTCATTCAGATGGCTGTGGCACAAGTTCTTCCAGAAGCACGCAGTCGTTTTTGTAGATGGAGCATATTCAGACAGACACAGGACAAGTTGTCTAatgtatatcaaacaaatTCTACTTTTGATTTTGAGTTCCAAAAGTGCGTCAATGAAGCCGACACAGTCGaggagtttgagtcttgttgGGCAACCCTCTTGAGTAGATACTACTTGATGGATAATGAATGGCTTCAGtctttatataatattcgtGATCAATGGGTTCCAATTTATCTGAGAGATGTGTTCTTTGGGGAATTATCCACAGTGGAGCACAATGATGCCTTAAGTTTGTTCTTTGATGGGCTTTTGAGTACCTCCACCACCATACAGTTGTTAATTAAACAGTATGAAAAGACCATTTCGAGTTGGCATGAAAAGGAATTGAAGGATGATTTTGATACTTCTAATACTACACCAGTTCTGAAGACACCATCCCCTATGGAAAAGCAAGCTGCTAATCTTTATACTAGGAGGATATTCATGAAATTTCAAGGGGAACTGGTTGAAACTCTTGCTAATCCTGCAACTATAGTGGATGACTCTGGTACAGTAATCACATATCGGGTTGCCAAATTTGGTGAAGAGCACAAAGCTCACACAGTTAGGTTCAACGCATTTGAGATGAAAGCTACTTGTAGTTGTCGAATGTTTGAGTTCTCAGGTATTATTTGTAGGCATGTACTCTCAGTTTTCAGAGCAAAAAATGTGCTTATGCTCCCTCCTGAGTATGTTCTGAAACGCTGGACAAGAAATGCAAAGACTGGTGTTGGAGAATCCGAACCTGATTCTGCTTTTGGGTTGCCTAGCAATTCTCAGGATTCTCCAATTATTCGCCATAATAATTTACGCCAAGAGGCTGTAAAGTATGTGGAAGAAGGTGCGAAATCTATACATGTTTACAATGTGGCAATGAGTGCTCTGCAAGAAGCTTCAAAACGAGTTTCTGCtgcaaaatgcaaaaattcaGGAACCACACTGGGGACAAGCGAAGCTAATGGAGGAAATCTGGAGATGCATGCAATTGAGAACCAATCTGCATCATGTTTATCAAGG